A single genomic interval of Lathyrus oleraceus cultivar Zhongwan6 chromosome 7, CAAS_Psat_ZW6_1.0, whole genome shotgun sequence harbors:
- the LOC127107507 gene encoding putative clathrin assembly protein At1g25240 yields MRVWRQATGILKDKNSIWNAKFSRKGPWRNPDLETVIIKATSHDENRIDCKNVQRVFKWLRTSPLYFKPLVWALSIRMQKTKSWVVALKGLMLIHGVFCIGIPMVQKMGRLPFDLSNFNDSYLNPSKAWGVNSFVRSYFAYLDQRSAFVSFEVKNLRKNNNNNKGVEVEETLMEELEKLQKLQTMIDMLLQIKPKHMNMSVGLVLEAMDCVIVEVFDVYSKFCNKIAGVLMRIYDVGGKTEACVGLRVLQKAIVQGDELASYIEYCRDIGVLNASQCPKIERISEEDIQDLERIISGAYYAKKKNMKGVNDGVENEKNQDKAIEARDYLHHKESSENGLITVVTHQWEVFFDETFVDDDVKENNVINGKKGNNVTTTNPFEESYSLVPYCHVHVNQVLPDLISL; encoded by the coding sequence ATGAGGGTTTGGAGACAAGCAACAGGAATTCTAAAAGACAAAAACAGCATTTGGAATGCAAAGTTTTCAAGAAAGGGTCCATGGCGTAATCCTGATCTTGAAACTGTTATAATAAAAGCAACAAGCCATGATGAAAACCGCATTGATTGTAAGAATGTGCAAAGAGTTTTCAAATGGTTAAGAACCTCTCCTTTGTATTTTAAGCCTCTTGTTTGGGCTCTATCCATTAGAATGCAAAAAACTAAGAGTTGGGTTGTGGCCCTTAAAGGTTTGATGCTCATTCATGGCGTTTTCTGCATTGGTATCCCTATGGTGCAAAAAATGGGTAGGTTACCATTTGATTTATCCAACTTCAATGATTCTTATTTGAACCCTTCAAAAGCTTGGGGTGTGAATTCTTTTGTTCGTTCTTATTTTGCTTATTTGGATCAACGATCGGCTTTTGTTTCCTTCGAGGTTAAGAATTTAAGGAAgaacaacaataataacaaagGGGTGGAAGTTGAAGAGACATTAATGGAGGAGCTTGAGAAGTTGCAAAAGTTGCAAACAATGATTGACATGCTTTTGCAAATCAAACCAAAACATATGAATATGAGTGTTGGTCTTGTTCTTGAAGCGATGGATTGTGTCATAGTTGAGGTTTTTGATGTTTATAGTAAGTTTTGTAACAAGATTGCAGGGGTTTTGATGAGGATTTATGATGTTGGTGGGAAAACGGAAGCTTGTGTTGGTTTAAGGGTTTTGCAAAAAGCAATTGTTCAAGGGGATGAATTGGCTAGTTATATTGAGTATTGTAGGGATATTGGTGTTCTAAATGCTTCTCAATGTCCTAAGATTGAAAGAATTTCTGAAGAAGATATTCAAGATCTTGAGAGGATAATTAGTGGTGCTTATTATGCTAAGAAAAAAAACATGAAGGGTGTTAATGATGGTGTTGAAAATGAGAAGAATCAAGATAAGGCCATTGAGGCAAGAGATTACTTGCATCACAAGGAATCATCAGAGAATGGTTTGATAACAGTAGTTACTCATCAATGGGAGGTGTTTTTTGATGAGACatttgttgatgatgatgttaAAGAAAATAATGTCATCAATGGTAAAAAGGGAAATAATGTCACAACAACCAATCCTTTTGAAGAATCATATAGCCTTGTACCTTACTGTCATGTTCATGTTAATCAAGTTCTTCCTGACCTAATTAGTTTGTAG
- the LOC127107508 gene encoding protein BASIC PENTACYSTEINE1, with protein sequence MDDDVLNMPNWGYYEPFKGGNLGLNLMPDINDRETKPFFPGRDPAMLVGANGSFHPRDSAVVEPPAQLNYVRDNWMNPRHRFYNMQLSNPSYAAVLPETSQGLSLPFIQPLVDASRNENGDGIEELAVKKEGGKSKKRKSKGALAVPKAKKAKKAKENGNNSAQGVKPPKKTVALEINGIEMDISGLPVPVCSCTGSPQQSYRWGCGGWQSACCTTNVSIYPLPMSVKRRGARIAGRKMSQGAFKKVLEKLAAEGYNFANPIDLKTHWARHGTNKFVTIR encoded by the coding sequence ATGGATGATGATGTGCTGAATATGCCCAATTGGGGTTACTATGAACCCTTCAAGGGTGGGAATCTCGGTCTGAATCTGATGCCTGATATTAATGATCGGGAAACCAAACCGTTTTTTCCTGGTCGTGATCCAGCTATGTTAGTCGGTGCGAATGGAAGTTTTCACCCTCGTGACAGTGCTGTTGTTGAGCCTCCTGCTCAGTTGAACTATGTCAGGGATAATTGGATGAATCCGAGACATAGGTTTTATAATATGCAGCTTTCGAATCCAAGTTATGCTGCTGTTCTTCCTGAAACATCGCAGGGACTCTCCTTGCCGTTTATCCAACCACTGGTGGATGCATCAAGAAACGAGAATGGGGATGGGATTGAAGAATTAGCTGTTAAGAAGGAAGGTGGCAAGTCGAAGAAAAGGAAGTCGAAGGGTGCTCTTGCCGTTCCAAAAGCTAAAAAAGCCAAGAAGGCAAAGGAGAACGGCAATAATTCAGCTCAGGGTGTGAAGCCACCAAAGAAGACTGTGGCGCTTGAAATAAATGGAATTGAAATGGACATTTCTGGTCTACCTGTTCCTGTTTGTTCATGCACCGGGAGTCCTCAGCAGAGTTATCGGTGGGGCTGTGGAGGTTGGCAATCAGCTTGCTGTACCACAAATGTGTCAATCTATCCTTTGCCGATGAGCGTCAAAAGGCGTGGCGCAAGGATAGCTGGGCGGAAAATGAGCCAAGGAGCTTTCAAAAAGGTTCTAGAAAAGCTTGCAGCTGAAGGTTATAATTTTGCTAACCCTATTGATCTGAAGACTCATTGGGCGAGACATGGCACCAACAAGTTTGTCACTATCAGATAG